In Littorina saxatilis isolate snail1 linkage group LG8, US_GU_Lsax_2.0, whole genome shotgun sequence, a single genomic region encodes these proteins:
- the LOC138974180 gene encoding retinol dehydrogenase 7-like, with amino-acid sequence MDVHQTALLLGAYTGFVTLGIIRRSVRLTHQPLLDLLKLGAVAAVLSLLCCGPVAAVVVAVVAFCLYHSLPSPQLPAEGKAVFITGCDRGLGQLLAIHLDSRGVQVFAGCLFPGGEGEATLKSKCSERLRTVPLDVSEPGKVKEAAEIVKKELQGKELWGVVNNAGMCYIGCLEVMAEQDVRRLVEVNFMGQVHVTRAFLPLLRHSHGRLVNVASNTGLAPVPFHMAYCASKAAVACMSESLRLELSLLDIKVSTIIPSGYRTGILQYDSTAAGDRWWTTANKEIQDSYGRDSFYPENKTKDYRSILNPDFSGIVYKMTDALLEKHPQAFYYKGLLARSLPFLYLHTPTCIADLFYPTFVTWYNFHPPCMKKQDGKKAQ; translated from the exons ATGGACGTGCACCAGACAGCCCTACTCCTGGGGGCCTACACAGGTTTTGTCACACTGGGCATCATCCGTAGATCTGTGCGTCTAACCCACCAGCCGCTGCTGGACCTTCTCAAGCTGGGCGCTGTGGCTGCTGTCTTGTCGCTGTTGTGCTGTGGGCCGGTGGCTGCCGTGGTGGTGGCTGTGGTTGCCTTCTGTCTCTAccactctctcccctccccccaactCCCCGCGGAGGGCAAGGCCGTATTCATCACAG GTTGTGACAGAGGGTTGGGTCAGCTGCTGGCCATACATCTCGACTCGAGGGGGGTTCAAGTCTTCGCTGGTTGTCTCTTCCCTGGCGGAGAGGGGGAAGCCACTCTCAAATCAAAATGCTCCGAGCGGTTACGCACGGTGCCTCTGGACGTCAGCGAACCAGGCAAAGTGAAAGAGGCTGCGGAGATCGTGAAGAAAGAGCTTCAGGGCAAAG AGCTGTGGGGCGTGGTGAACAACGCAGGCATGTGTTACATCGGCTGCCTGGAGGTCATGGCCGAACAGGACGTGCGACGCCTGGTAGAGGTCAACTTCATGGGTCAGGTTCACGTCACACGCGCCTTCCTGCCTCTACTTCGCCACAGTCACGGCCGACTGGTCAATGTTGCCAGCAatacag GTCTGGCGCCAGTGCCATTCCACATGGCTTACTGTGCGTCCAAGGCGGCGGTGGCATGCATGAGTGAATCTCTGCGTCTGGAGCTCAGCCTGCTGGACATCAAGGTGTCGACCATCATCCCCAGCGGATACCGTACTG GCATCCTGCAGTATGACAGCACAGCGGCGGGAGACAGGTGGTGGACCACAGCAAACAAGGAGATACAGGACAGCTACGGTAGAGACAGCTTCTACCCAGAAAACAAAACTAAAG ATTACAGGTCCATCCTCAACCCGGACTTTTCGGGCATTGTGTACAAGATGACGGACGCCCTGCTGGAGAAGCATCCCCAGGCGTTCTACTACAAGGGCTTGCTGGCCCGCTCCCTCCCCTTCCTCTACCTACACACCCCCACCTGCATCGCTGACCTCTTCTACCCCACCTTCGTCACCTGGTACAACTTCCACCCACCCTGCATGAAGAAACAGGACGGCAAGAAAGCGCAGTGA